In Papaver somniferum cultivar HN1 chromosome 1, ASM357369v1, whole genome shotgun sequence, a genomic segment contains:
- the LOC113272288 gene encoding cell wall / vacuolar inhibitor of fructosidase 2-like, with amino-acid sequence MGNCNHSFVFVLPLIIIISLFNSTAGEQSNERVDSICNQTSNPKFCVDAIYTDPRAPDANMVALAYISFGLAFTNATNTLSFIKELQYQRFNGPQGIFGLKQCGLAYRKAKNALDTALIDLESDTYELEQYAAVAAQSADRCEHSLNSTRMMKQISVRSRLIRRNTDLKLLAGICSVISSKLVR; translated from the coding sequence ATGGGTAATTGCAATCATAGTTTTGTTTTCGTGCTTCCTCTGATCATTATAATCTCTCTGTTTAATAGTACTGCAGGAGAACAATCGAACGAGAGAGTGGATTCCATCTGCAACCAAACCTCAAATCCTAAGTTCTGTGTCGATGCCATATACACCGATCCTCGTGCTCCAGACGCTAATATGGTTGCGCTCGCTTATATCTCCTTTGGCTTAGCATTCACCAACGCTACGAACACACTATCCTTCATTAAAGAACTTCAATATCAACGATTCAATGGGCCTCAGGGTATCTTTGGTCTGAAACAATGTGGCCTTGCTTACAGAAAGGCAAAGAACGCACTTGATACAGCCCTCATCGACTTGGAATCTGATACTTATGAGCTTGAACAGTACGCGGCTGTTGCTGCTCAGTCCGCAGACCGTTGCGAGCATAGCTTGAATTCAACTAGGATGATGAAACAGATTTCAGTACGTTCACGATTGATTAGGAGGAATACAGATTTGAAACTATTGGCTGGAATTTGTTCTGTCATCTCATCAAAGCTCGTTCGATAA